ATAAATTGGATTTAAAAATAGGTCTTTTAACTAATATTGCTGAGGATCATTTATCTGAGTTTGATGGTTCTCTTGAAAAGTATCAACAACGTAAACTGATTTTAGAGGCGATGAGTGAAACATTTATTTCAAATGATTCTTGTAGGAGCATTATTTCAAAAGTAAGAAATGATGCTATTTACTATGCATTAGATAAGGATGTTGACTTTAAAGGTATTGTTGGAGATGAGTCATTAACTATTGAGTATGGTGAAGATAAATTCACAGCCCCTTTTAATATGATGAGTTATTTCTTTGAAAATGCACTTGCAGCATCAGCTTTGGCTTTAACATATGGTATTAAAAAAGAGGATATTATTACTGCATTAACAGAATTTAGAGGACTGCCTGCTCATATGGAATATGTTGGTGATTATAATGGAAGAGATGTAATTCTAGATTCTGCATTTTTATATGATGGTATGAAAATTACATTAGAATATTTTAAAGACGATAACGTGATTTTATTTTTAGATCACTTTGACACGCTTTCTAAAAGGGATAAAGCCGAAGTTGGCAAGCTAGTAGGAGAATATGTGGATGTTATAATAGCTAGTGGATTTAATGAGGTTACTCAGGAAGTGGAGATTGAAGCAGCACATGAAATATTGGATGCTATTGAAAATCCTAATGCTATAAAAGTTGCTGTAGAAACAATAGAAAAAGCAGCAGAGCTTACTTTTAAATATTCTAAACCAGGAGATATTATTTTACATATGGGTCCACTTATAGCTTATGATAGACTAACTACTGTTGATAAAATTATGAAAGGGCTTGAAGAGGGAAGTAGGAAATATGAATGAGTCTGATTTTGATAAAAACACTATTTTTGGTGTAATTGGTGTTTGTGGAGCAAATAATAATCTAATAGCTAGAATACTTTGTGAAAGAGGTTTCAAAGTTATTGGAACCGATTTGTCTCAAAAAAAAGATTGTAAGTTTGCAAATGCTTTAAATGCATATGATATAGATGTTTTTTATGGTAAAACACCAAATGCATTTTTCAATAAGGCAGATTATATTATTCCACCAGCAAGTTTACCTAAGGATTCTGATATTTTTAAAAGAATAAATAAACCAATTTTAGAATTAAATGACATAATTGAAATATTTAAACCAAACAAAGCAGTTTTTGGAATAACTGGTACTAATGGTAAAACAACATCAACAACATTGCTTAAAAAAATAGCTTTTGATAATGGTATTGTTCCTTGTGAACATAATTTAGATGGAATGCAAGGTAATGCAGAATTTATCCCGATTTTGCAATCAAGATTAAATGCGGATGTGGGAATTTTGGAAGTTGGAACATTCGGAGTACCTGGCACAGTTGGCAGAATAGTAAAAAGTTCTGACATGTGCGGTGGTTTGATTACCAATATTACTCCAGATCATTTAAATGACCTGGGAAGTTTTATGGATTATGCAAATGTAAAAGGAGAATTTATATCTGAATTAAATAATCGTAAATTAATAGTAAATGGAAATGATCCAACAATAATTGGACTTTTAAGAGAATTAAATTATCAAGGAGAACTTATTACATTTGGAGTTGATGAACTTCCAGATTCTCTAGGAATTAAAGAATGTGTTTGTGGAGAAGATATTGCCGTTAAAGAAATTATTTCCGGTTGTGGATATTACTACTGCCAATGTGGAATTACAACTCCTCAATTTGATTATGTTGCAACAAATGTTGATTTAACAAACAGGACTTTTGATTTATACACTCCAAGTGAAAAACTAACAGTAAAAATGGGAATCGATGGACTTCACAATGTATATAATATTACTGGAGTTATTATAGCTGCTCATGAATTCTTAAAGTTACCTTTTGATAAAATTTTAAAATCAGTTGCAACTTTCACAGGTGTTAAAGGCAGAATGGAAAAAGTAGCAAAAATAAATTCAAAAAACATTTTCATAGATTATGCTCACAATCCTGCAGGAGTCCAAACAGTTTTAGGGGAATTTAAAAAATTATTCGGGGACTTTACAACAGTTATTACAGTTTCTTCTGAATCAGGTCTTGAAGGAGATTTAGAGATTTTTAATAGTGTAGTTAAATTTTCAAAATTTATTGTTCCAGCATCATCTGCTTCTCAAAAAATTGCAAGTGAAAAATTAAAAGAAAACCCAAAATTAAACGATAAAATATTTTTAAATCATATAAGCGAATTTGAAAAAAAAGGAACTCTTGGAGCTAGCGAAAATAATGTGCGGGATGGAATAAAAAAAGCTTTAAATTTAGATTGTGACATGATTGTAGCTATTGGAGAGGCAGCTATTAAGTTTAAAAATGTTATTTATGAGTTATAATTTACGTAATGGATAAAAAAAGAAAAAGATGGAAGTTTATAAACTTCCTTATTTTTTAACTTTTATAGTTACTTTTTTACTTAATGCTTGGTAGTATGCATTACCTGCAAATTTAACAGTAGCTTTGTAAGAACCTTTTTTAGTTAATTTAGTTAATTTGAAAGTAGCTTGACCTTTACTGTTTGTTTTAGCAGAATATGTTTTTTTACCTAATTTTATAGTAACTTTAACTTTACTTAAAGCTTTGTTTTCGTTGGTTTTTAATACAATAGAGTATTTTTTAGTTTTCTTTTTAGCTTTAAAGGTTACTTTTTTAGCATTCATTTTAGGAGTTGCTTTTTTAACAGTTAATTTTGCAGTTTTAAAAGTTTCATTATAATTGGAAGTTGATGCAAATATAACTTTAACATTGTAGTTACCTGGTTTTAAATTATTAACACTAACTGTACCTTTACCATTAGTAACTTTAACATTAACTTTTTGAGATCCAATAATAACACTAACAGTACCTGATATTGGGTTAGCTAAGGTTATAGTTAAAGTTTTAGCTACATTATAAATTTTAGAACCACCTGAAATAGTGATGGTAGGAGTAGCTTTAGCTACAGTAAAAGTAGTATTAGCAGTACTTGAGTAAGTAGTAACATTATCGCCAACAAAGTTAGCTACAGCAATATAATTGCTGGCATCTAAAATATCACTAACTTTTAAAGATCCACTGCCATTAACAACGGTTATACTATAATTTTTATTATTAATATTTACAGTAACATTACCCGAAACATTATTTAATAAAGTAACATCAATAGTAAATCCGTTACCATAAGTAATGTCTGCAATTTTAACTGTTAAATTAGTGTCAACAGCAGTAACTTTAAGTTTAGTAGCATTAACATAAAAATGACCATTAATTTCAGTAGTGCCTATAGCAACAGCACTGTCATATGTACAATCTTCAATAGCAATAGCATCATCAAAATTAGCAGCAGAATCAACTACACCATTAAATTTAGAATTAGTGAAAGTACAATTTTTAAAGTAAATGCCATCATCTTCAAAATAACCAGTACCCTCACGGTAAACTAAAGAATCAGCAGTAATATTCTCAAAAATACAATTATTAAGATTTACAGCATAGTATTTATATAAATTAACTACATTATTTGCATCAATATCTTTAAAAATACAATTGTTAAAGGTCATTGAATTTGTTTTTGCATATCCATATTCCAAAAACATTCTCGGATCCATAGTAGTACTATAATACTTTGTCTCATTACCGAATCTCATAGGTGCAGTAAATGTACAATTAATAAAAGTAGAATTAATATTTATACCTGTATCAATACTTGTACCTGCAGCTATTGTTAAATTAACAAGTTTATGAATAACATTTGTTACACCAGCAGCACCTGATTCAAGAGGTAATTTAAGTATAACTTTGCTACCTAGACCAATTACAGTAATATTTCTGCTACACTCTAGAGGAAAATAATTGTAGTCCTCTGCAGTATATTCTCCATCTGCTACATAAATTACTCCATTATTTAGAATATCCCGGAAAGCTCTAAGAAGTGAATCTTTTCCTCCATATGCATTTTCCCAACTTTGACCATCAACAGATTCTGGATCATTAGGAGATGAAGCATTAACATAAATAATATTGTGCCACTCTGTTAAAACATTATCATTTGACATTCTTAATAAAGATTTTACAGAAGATTTAGGAGAATTACATATGCAAGTTTCATTATATGGGGTGGCTTGATAACTGTTGATAAATACATTATTACAGAAACAGTAATCATTACCAGTAATTACAACAGTATCAATTCCAGTTGCGGTGTGATTGACAAATAGGTTATGACAAATTTTAATATGGGGATTTCCACCAGTACCATTTTCATATGTATAAGTTGCAGCAGCAATTGCTTGGCCTATTCTTGCATAGTTTCCAGTGAAATTAGAATTACATACGGTTAAGTAACCTCCATTCAATACAGAGATGGCTCCTCCGCGACCAAGAGAAGTAGTTGAAATGTTGGTGTAAGCCTCACATAGGTTTTTGTTATAGTTAAATCTACAGGAATCTATGGTTATATTGTATTCAGAGCCATAGTTGTATGCTCCGATTGCTCCACCACCATTATTGGTAGTACAGTTGTTATTTTCAAAAGTAGAATTATATATTTTTAATTTACTGTAGGTGTATAATGCTCCACCATTCCATCCAGCTGTATTTCTTTTAAAAATAGAATTTTGAATTTCAGTTTGAGCATTTGTATGAGTATGTATTGCTCCAGCCCACCAATTAGCATGGTTGCCGTCAAACAGAGTATTATTTACATATAAAATTCCACAATTATTAATTGCACCAGGTTCAACACTGGCACTATTATTAACAAAATTACAATCATCAACATACATTACAACACTTGTAGTACTTCCAAAAACATAATTAGAAACTGCACCATAACCAGTATTACAATTAGTAATATTGCATCCAGAAATATACATCAAATTATTAGTATTATATATAACTGAATTACGTCCTGTTGCAGTTTGAATATTATTAAAAGTACAATTTTCTAAATAAACTGTACCATCAAGTTGTAATAAATTGTTAGCATTAACATTTAAAAATTTAACATTAATAAAATGTAAGGTTAATGCAGGATTAATGTTTAAAAACGGTGTTTTAGAAGTAGAACCTCCAGTAATATAACTGACATTACTACCAACGATGGTAGCACTATTTTTGAACTTTATTACTTCGCCAATGGTATAAGTAGTTCCAGTTAAAGTAATATATTGACTAGTTGGGGCTTCACATTTATTTTTCAATGTATTCCAATCATATGCAGTAGTGGGTGTTCCACTAGTAGATGATATTTTAGAGTTTTCTGAAGCTAAATCATCATCTAAATTTTTTATAGTTTGAATATCATCATTTGAATCATCAACATTATCAATAGATACAGAATTATCATCAAGTGTTGATTCTGCAACTACTGTATCATTAATATCTTCCGTAGCACTTGCTGTTCCAATAAAACAGAGTAGCATCATGAGTAATGATAATATTGCTATCTTATTTAATTTAATTTTTATTCCTCCCATTTAATTAAATTTTGAATTTTTTTTAGAAAAAAATAATTTAGTTAATCATTTGAATTTGATTTATACTAAATCATTAAAACTTGAATAAAATGCAATTTTATTAAATTATAGATAATTATTTATCAATGCTATTTTACTCAATATTATATGATGTATTTAAGTAATATAAACCTAACGATTATTTGCTTTTAAAAAATAGTAAAAAAAGGTCTATTTTTAGACCTATACTGTTTAAATTAAGTTTTATAATTCATTTTTCTTGTTTTTTGTTTTATATCCTATGATTGAGAAAATTAATATAATAATAACTATTGTAATCATTTGAATATAATTAATTCCATCTAAAGTATCTATTTTTTTACTTACCTCATAAGATTTCGAATTAGAAGCATCTAATTGACTACTTCCTTCAATTGAACCTGAAGAGGAAGAAGCACTTGTAATATCAACACCAGAAGTACCATAAGTATAATGTGATGAATTTAAATTTCCATTATGGGTTTGTGATTTAGTATTATTGGGGTTTCTTCCAAAAACATTGTTTTTATTAGTACCACCATTTCCAGAATTAATAGATTTTCCACCATTATCTCCATTTCCACTAATAGAATTTCCTTTAGTATTCATCCAACTTAATGACAAACCTTTTCCTTTATATGGATTATCAAAATAATATTTCAACGAATTAGGGTATTCATTAGCACTCATTTTACGCACAGGTTTAGAACCATCAGTATTATTAACGACAACATTTCTCGGTCCAATTGCATCTACTGCACGGTTTCCACAATATTTTCTAGTCTTTAAAATATTATTTGCAACAATAGAATCTGATACTATAGAATTACCACCGCCTCTAAGTGCAACTGCACGATCACTGTTAGTTGAAACATTGTTGTATTGAATATTATATTTATGATTCCCATTAGTAGGTTGAGTGTAACTTATACCATAAACATTAAATCCTTTTTCAAATTTATTTACAGTATTAACAATAATTGTATTATTAAATATTCTATCGTCAGAATCTTGTACTTCAATTCCACTTACTAAAGCCCAATAATGCTTACTTGCGACTCCAGTAACATTAATAAAATTACTAACAATATCTAATTGGGTTATACCATTGTAATTTTGTGAATAAATACCAATATTAGGACCGTTACTATAACTACTAATGTTATTAAAAGCTATTAGTACATTTTCAGCATGACCTGTTACTTGAATTGGATAAGCAGTACCATGTGCTTCTTTACCACCAGTAGTGCGGATATGAATATTATTGCCAACAATCATAACATCACTAGAAAAATACACATCTAAACCATACAAATAATTATCAGTACCATTTTTAGTAATATAATCACTTTCAAGGATAATATTTCTCTCAATTGTCGAATTATTGCATGCATAAATTAGTACAGCATCTAATGTTGGATATCCTTTCTTTAAACTATTAATAACACTACATTTTATATAATTATCAGATAATCTTAGGTTGTAACATGACTCTGCTGCTAATGCTGCAACTGCATCCATACGAATACCTACAGTTCCCCAATTAACAGATCTTAAAGGAAGAGAACAAATAATATTATTACCTGAAATAAATGCATCACGAGTGTTTGTTAAAACAACACCATAATTATAACCATTTGTAATAGCGTTTCCATAGAGTTTAACTGTATTATTTATGAGTTGTAAATTAGATAATTTATAATTTAACCCATTAGAATAAATTCCATAACCTATAATATTTTTAGGAACAGTATAATTAATGTTGACATTATAAATTGTAACATTATTTGAATTTATTAAAATACAAGCTCCTTCATTATAGCTAAAATCATCATTACAAACAAAGTTTAAATTAGTTAACATCACGCCATTAGCATTTATATTAAAAACAGTATTGTAAAATAAAGTATTTTTTCCAGTAATCTTGGTATCTGTTGAATTTATAGTAAACGCGCCTAAATCATTAAAATCACCATAAAATGTGAGTTTGCTTCCACCATAATTACTTTTTAAAACTTTATTATCATCAAAATAT
This Methanobrevibacter oralis DNA region includes the following protein-coding sequences:
- a CDS encoding Mur ligase family protein, translated to MNYLVVGAGNAGRPVARLLNNQGHKVIITDPKELSDFKVEFQRFLIQMEKEGVILDLGNPDPSLDGIDIVYKAPTLPDSAPIAKKIAEANVDVLSNEEFSIMLNDLIPVDIIGITGTMGKTTTTFITTSLFKQAGYKVWSCSSLVNNLVSEAIIDGVVKGEAENCDIAIFELPHGTIGLLNKLDLKIGLLTNIAEDHLSEFDGSLEKYQQRKLILEAMSETFISNDSCRSIISKVRNDAIYYALDKDVDFKGIVGDESLTIEYGEDKFTAPFNMMSYFFENALAASALALTYGIKKEDIITALTEFRGLPAHMEYVGDYNGRDVILDSAFLYDGMKITLEYFKDDNVILFLDHFDTLSKRDKAEVGKLVGEYVDVIIASGFNEVTQEVEIEAAHEILDAIENPNAIKVAVETIEKAAELTFKYSKPGDIILHMGPLIAYDRLTTVDKIMKGLEEGSRKYE
- a CDS encoding Mur ligase family protein, which codes for MNESDFDKNTIFGVIGVCGANNNLIARILCERGFKVIGTDLSQKKDCKFANALNAYDIDVFYGKTPNAFFNKADYIIPPASLPKDSDIFKRINKPILELNDIIEIFKPNKAVFGITGTNGKTTSTTLLKKIAFDNGIVPCEHNLDGMQGNAEFIPILQSRLNADVGILEVGTFGVPGTVGRIVKSSDMCGGLITNITPDHLNDLGSFMDYANVKGEFISELNNRKLIVNGNDPTIIGLLRELNYQGELITFGVDELPDSLGIKECVCGEDIAVKEIISGCGYYYCQCGITTPQFDYVATNVDLTNRTFDLYTPSEKLTVKMGIDGLHNVYNITGVIIAAHEFLKLPFDKILKSVATFTGVKGRMEKVAKINSKNIFIDYAHNPAGVQTVLGEFKKLFGDFTTVITVSSESGLEGDLEIFNSVVKFSKFIVPASSASQKIASEKLKENPKLNDKIFLNHISEFEKKGTLGASENNVRDGIKKALNLDCDMIVAIGEAAIKFKNVIYEL
- a CDS encoding Ig-like domain-containing protein → MGGIKIKLNKIAILSLLMMLLCFIGTASATEDINDTVVAESTLDDNSVSIDNVDDSNDDIQTIKNLDDDLASENSKISSTSGTPTTAYDWNTLKNKCEAPTSQYITLTGTTYTIGEVIKFKNSATIVGSNVSYITGGSTSKTPFLNINPALTLHFINVKFLNVNANNLLQLDGTVYLENCTFNNIQTATGRNSVIYNTNNLMYISGCNITNCNTGYGAVSNYVFGSTTSVVMYVDDCNFVNNSASVEPGAINNCGILYVNNTLFDGNHANWWAGAIHTHTNAQTEIQNSIFKRNTAGWNGGALYTYSKLKIYNSTFENNNCTTNNGGGAIGAYNYGSEYNITIDSCRFNYNKNLCEAYTNISTTSLGRGGAISVLNGGYLTVCNSNFTGNYARIGQAIAAATYTYENGTGGNPHIKICHNLFVNHTATGIDTVVITGNDYCFCNNVFINSYQATPYNETCICNSPKSSVKSLLRMSNDNVLTEWHNIIYVNASSPNDPESVDGQSWENAYGGKDSLLRAFRDILNNGVIYVADGEYTAEDYNYFPLECSRNITVIGLGSKVILKLPLESGAAGVTNVIHKLVNLTIAAGTSIDTGININSTFINCTFTAPMRFGNETKYYSTTMDPRMFLEYGYAKTNSMTFNNCIFKDIDANNVVNLYKYYAVNLNNCIFENITADSLVYREGTGYFEDDGIYFKNCTFTNSKFNGVVDSAANFDDAIAIEDCTYDSAVAIGTTEINGHFYVNATKLKVTAVDTNLTVKIADITYGNGFTIDVTLLNNVSGNVTVNINNKNYSITVVNGSGSLKVSDILDASNYIAVANFVGDNVTTYSSTANTTFTVAKATPTITISGGSKIYNVAKTLTITLANPISGTVSVIIGSQKVNVKVTNGKGTVSVNNLKPGNYNVKVIFASTSNYNETFKTAKLTVKKATPKMNAKKVTFKAKKKTKKYSIVLKTNENKALSKVKVTIKLGKKTYSAKTNSKGQATFKLTKLTKKGSYKATVKFAGNAYYQALSKKVTIKVKK
- a CDS encoding right-handed parallel beta-helix repeat-containing protein; the protein is MKMNKYLLLFSLSIIFLVSISYVSAFEDVNNNLTSTNDANLLTINDDVENTNLISYSSDDSKKASNIDKNYVINQKNYKIYFDDNKVLKSNYGGSKLTFYGDFNDLGAFTINSTDTKITGKNTLFYNTVFNINANGVMLTNLNFVCNDDFSYNEGACILINSNNVTIYNVNINYTVPKNIIGYGIYSNGLNYKLSNLQLINNTVKLYGNAITNGYNYGVVLTNTRDAFISGNNIICSLPLRSVNWGTVGIRMDAVAALAAESCYNLRLSDNYIKCSVINSLKKGYPTLDAVLIYACNNSTIERNIILESDYITKNGTDNYLYGLDVYFSSDVMIVGNNIHIRTTGGKEAHGTAYPIQVTGHAENVLIAFNNISSYSNGPNIGIYSQNYNGITQLDIVSNFINVTGVASKHYWALVSGIEVQDSDDRIFNNTIIVNTVNKFEKGFNVYGISYTQPTNGNHKYNIQYNNVSTNSDRAVALRGGGNSIVSDSIVANNILKTRKYCGNRAVDAIGPRNVVVNNTDGSKPVRKMSANEYPNSLKYYFDNPYKGKGLSLSWMNTKGNSISGNGDNGGKSINSGNGGTNKNNVFGRNPNNTKSQTHNGNLNSSHYTYGTSGVDITSASSSSGSIEGSSQLDASNSKSYEVSKKIDTLDGINYIQMITIVIIILIFSIIGYKTKNKKNEL